In a genomic window of Thermoproteus tenax Kra 1:
- a CDS encoding UbiA-like polyprenyltransferase, translating into MRWDPEAASSAFSRYLKFVRIEHTLFALPMAYAAALEASGGRMSLWQAVWIALAFLGLRIAGMSYNNIADRDIDALNPRTRGRMLVTGAVSLKGAYAVLGIGVALFELSAAMLGPWPLYLSLPYLLITLSYPYAKRWHCLPHLHLGSVYALVPLGAAIAMYSEDIGAALVHTPWLLVAASALWVAGFDTFYSKMDLDFDRRMGLGSIPACYGERAARMAWTLMLTASAVMYLLNYIAMGGGPIGLVPTAIAAVVEASSAVLAYDESKIPTAFNSNLSVGLLMSLGILLNYI; encoded by the coding sequence GTGAGATGGGACCCCGAAGCCGCCAGTTCAGCCTTCTCCAGATACCTCAAGTTCGTGAGGATAGAGCACACGCTCTTCGCATTGCCCATGGCCTACGCCGCCGCGCTCGAGGCCTCGGGAGGCCGCATGAGTTTGTGGCAAGCTGTGTGGATAGCGCTGGCGTTCCTGGGCCTTAGGATCGCCGGCATGTCCTACAACAATATAGCAGACCGCGACATAGATGCCCTAAATCCCAGGACTAGGGGTAGGATGTTGGTGACCGGAGCTGTGTCGTTAAAGGGCGCATATGCCGTCTTAGGAATCGGCGTTGCTCTCTTCGAGCTGTCGGCCGCAATGTTGGGGCCATGGCCCCTCTATCTCTCCCTCCCATATCTGTTGATAACGTTGAGCTATCCATATGCCAAGCGTTGGCACTGTCTCCCCCACTTGCATCTCGGCTCGGTCTACGCCCTCGTGCCTCTCGGCGCTGCCATAGCTATGTATAGCGAGGATATAGGGGCTGCCCTTGTTCACACGCCTTGGCTCCTCGTCGCGGCCTCGGCTCTGTGGGTCGCCGGCTTTGATACGTTCTACTCCAAAATGGATCTAGATTTCGACCGGAGGATGGGCTTGGGGAGCATCCCGGCATGTTATGGGGAGCGGGCGGCCAGGATGGCGTGGACCCTCATGTTGACGGCCTCGGCTGTTATGTACCTATTGAACTACATCGCGATGGGGGGAGGGCCCATAGGTCTCGTGCCCACGGCGATAGCTGCTGTAGTGGAGGCGTCCTCCGCCGTCTTGGCATACGATGAGTCCAAGATACCAACCGCCTTCAACTCTAATTTGT
- a CDS encoding UbiD family decarboxylase has protein sequence MRDLREYIQALETRGELRRITVELSPELEIPEAIRRAAYKQGPALLFEKVKGHPGWRVVGNLFATMDRIKLALGVERLEDIGERLLAIISSPPPITLTEKIRSLTDVLSLGKYSPRLVRRADVKEVVERPNLLSIPAFKSWPKDAGRYITYGLFITKSRDGVTNIGVYRIQILNETEAIVHAQIHKRAAELFSVSEGCVDAAIAIGGDPALMLSGMMPTPYPLDEYLFAGLLKGEGVEVAKGEATELLIPANAEAVVEGCVDVRDLRKEGPFGDHYGVYDQGGLYPTFKAKALLRREDPIYYGTVVGKPPLEDAWMGKAVERIFLPILRFLLPEVVDLEMPPSSLYQGLAIVSIKKRYPGHAKKVMMALWGLGHMMSLTKILIVVDHDVDVHDINQVLFALAQRVDPQRDVLVVPGAHVDVLDTGSPTPGYGSKLGIDATRKLPEEYGGRPWPEEVEPDPDVARRIQELLSL, from the coding sequence ATGCGCGACCTAAGGGAGTATATTCAAGCTCTGGAGACCAGAGGAGAGCTGAGGAGGATAACTGTGGAGCTTTCGCCGGAGCTCGAAATACCCGAGGCCATACGGAGAGCGGCGTATAAGCAGGGTCCTGCCCTCCTTTTTGAGAAAGTCAAAGGGCATCCCGGCTGGAGAGTCGTAGGCAACCTCTTCGCTACAATGGACAGAATAAAGCTTGCCCTCGGCGTTGAGAGGCTTGAGGATATCGGCGAGAGGCTGTTAGCCATTATATCGTCGCCGCCCCCTATCACCTTGACTGAGAAGATCAGATCGCTAACCGACGTCCTCTCGCTGGGCAAATACTCGCCTCGGTTGGTCAGGAGAGCCGACGTGAAAGAGGTCGTGGAAAGGCCAAACCTACTGTCTATTCCGGCGTTTAAGTCGTGGCCCAAGGACGCAGGCAGATATATAACGTACGGACTCTTCATAACAAAATCGCGGGATGGGGTGACCAACATAGGAGTATATAGAATACAAATCTTGAACGAGACGGAGGCGATAGTCCACGCGCAGATACACAAGAGGGCCGCCGAGCTCTTCTCAGTCTCCGAGGGCTGTGTCGACGCGGCCATAGCAATAGGGGGGGACCCAGCCTTGATGTTGAGCGGAATGATGCCCACGCCGTATCCTCTCGACGAGTACCTCTTCGCCGGCTTATTGAAGGGCGAGGGAGTGGAGGTCGCGAAGGGCGAGGCGACTGAGTTGCTGATACCGGCAAACGCCGAGGCCGTCGTTGAAGGATGCGTGGACGTGAGAGACCTAAGGAAGGAGGGCCCCTTCGGAGACCACTACGGCGTCTACGACCAAGGCGGCCTTTACCCGACCTTCAAAGCTAAGGCGCTTCTGAGGAGGGAGGACCCCATCTACTATGGAACGGTCGTCGGCAAACCTCCGCTAGAGGACGCTTGGATGGGCAAGGCGGTTGAGAGAATATTCCTCCCAATCTTGAGGTTCTTGTTACCCGAGGTGGTTGACCTAGAGATGCCGCCCTCAAGCCTCTACCAAGGCCTTGCTATAGTGTCCATCAAGAAGAGGTATCCGGGACACGCCAAGAAGGTGATGATGGCGCTATGGGGCTTGGGCCACATGATGTCGCTGACAAAGATACTCATAGTCGTGGACCACGACGTGGATGTGCACGACATAAACCAAGTGCTCTTCGCGCTTGCCCAGAGGGTTGACCCGCAGAGAGACGTCTTGGTGGTGCCCGGGGCACATGTGGACGTGTTGGACACCGGGTCGCCGACGCCGGGCTACGGCTCCAAGCTAGGTATAGACGCCACGAGGAAGTTGCCGGAGGAATATGGAGGAAGGCCATGGCCCGAGGAGGTGGAGCCGGATCCAGACGTGGCGAGGAGGATACAAGAGCTATTGTCCCTCTGA